A single genomic interval of Flavobacteriales bacterium harbors:
- a CDS encoding gliding motility-associated C-terminal domain-containing protein, with product MPRLRPFLLLFALLTALGARATHNRAGEIVYCVDPDNPLRYFVQIITHSKTSAPADRPELEINWGDGSSDTLPRISITAIIGADAQRNVYEGVHVYNGPGQYILSFEDPNRNEGVLNIPNSVNQTFCVKSMLTIGPLTGGNCSVNFLNSPLQDACLNTLWAHNSVAFDADGDSLSYELLVCAGLGCDPIPGYEYPQEVSPAPDIFQIDGLNGTLFWDAPQITGEYNIAFRVREWRKVSGIYYEVGWVVRDMQVTVGPCSNQPPVVEPVPDTCVVAGTVLTVNVQASDPDAAQNVTLSALGGPMVLQQSPATFLAGAPDNPVSGVFSWSTVCAHVRLQPYQVVFRASDNGSPVVLEDYEPMNITVVAPEPENPTATPVVDAIQVGWDASVCTNAEGYRIYRRVGPFPFTPAHCETGVPAYTGYQFIGSVAGSGTTSFVDDQVLFGVQYCYRITAFFSDGAESYSSEEVCAFLERTVPLITKVSVGITDGTTGQDTVQWTNALDLDTVANPGPYQFQLYRGDGFGAASTLVHTSALHPFLLHPDTAFVDNGLNTAGQPHTYRVELFGSGGTVRIGSSDPASSVFLSLAPDDERIDLSWQANVPWTNASHAVDRFDGTQWVQIATTTEPLYTDTGLVNGQTYCYRVRTIGAYGDPSVIAPLINFSQEACAEPLDLTPPCAPTLTLDSDCEALLNNLAWNNPNNSCADDTWSYTIWFTDSLGGTLVPIATLFGATDTTFTHVNGNSVAGCYAVTATDSVGNESLLSDTLCADNCPLYTLPNVYTPNGDRTNDFFVPFPYRGVERIDLQVFNRWGNVVFTTEDPAIGWDGTNQNSGETCPDGVYFYICTVTFARLSGPEQIQLNGYVHILRGQGSGNVN from the coding sequence ATGCCCCGCCTGCGTCCGTTCCTCCTCCTCTTCGCCCTGCTCACAGCACTGGGCGCCCGGGCCACGCACAACAGGGCGGGGGAGATCGTGTACTGCGTGGACCCGGACAACCCGCTGCGCTACTTCGTGCAGATCATCACGCACTCCAAGACGAGCGCACCCGCCGACCGGCCCGAGCTGGAGATCAACTGGGGCGATGGCAGCAGCGACACGCTTCCGCGCATCTCCATCACCGCCATTATCGGGGCGGACGCCCAACGCAACGTATATGAGGGGGTCCACGTGTACAACGGACCGGGCCAGTACATCCTGAGCTTCGAGGACCCCAACCGCAACGAGGGGGTGCTCAACATCCCCAACTCGGTGAACCAGACTTTCTGTGTGAAGTCGATGCTCACCATCGGTCCGCTCACCGGGGGCAACTGCAGCGTGAACTTCCTGAACAGCCCCCTGCAGGACGCCTGCCTCAACACGCTGTGGGCGCACAATTCGGTGGCCTTCGACGCCGATGGCGACAGCCTGAGCTACGAGCTGTTGGTATGCGCCGGACTGGGTTGCGATCCCATCCCGGGCTACGAGTACCCGCAGGAGGTATCGCCCGCTCCGGACATCTTCCAGATCGATGGCTTGAACGGCACCCTGTTCTGGGATGCGCCGCAGATCACCGGGGAGTACAACATCGCCTTCCGGGTGCGGGAGTGGCGCAAGGTGAGCGGCATCTATTACGAGGTGGGCTGGGTGGTGCGCGACATGCAGGTCACCGTGGGCCCCTGCAGCAACCAGCCGCCGGTGGTGGAGCCCGTGCCCGACACCTGCGTGGTGGCCGGCACCGTGCTCACCGTCAACGTGCAGGCCAGCGACCCCGATGCCGCGCAGAACGTGACGCTTTCGGCCCTGGGCGGCCCCATGGTGCTGCAGCAGAGCCCCGCCACCTTCCTGGCCGGCGCACCGGACAATCCCGTGAGCGGCGTGTTCTCCTGGAGCACGGTGTGCGCCCACGTGCGGCTGCAGCCCTACCAGGTGGTGTTCCGCGCCAGCGACAACGGCAGCCCGGTGGTGCTGGAGGACTATGAGCCGATGAACATCACCGTGGTGGCGCCCGAGCCCGAGAACCCCACCGCCACGCCGGTGGTGGACGCCATCCAGGTGGGCTGGGATGCCAGCGTGTGCACCAACGCCGAAGGCTACCGCATCTACCGAAGGGTGGGCCCCTTCCCCTTCACCCCGGCGCATTGTGAGACCGGCGTGCCGGCCTACACCGGCTATCAGTTCATCGGCAGCGTGGCCGGCAGCGGCACCACCAGCTTCGTGGACGACCAGGTGCTCTTCGGCGTGCAGTACTGCTACCGCATCACCGCGTTCTTCAGCGACGGCGCCGAGAGCTACAGCAGCGAGGAGGTCTGCGCCTTCCTGGAGCGCACCGTGCCGCTGATCACCAAGGTGAGCGTGGGCATCACCGACGGCACCACCGGACAGGACACCGTGCAGTGGACCAACGCGCTCGACCTGGACACCGTCGCCAACCCGGGACCGTATCAGTTCCAGCTCTATCGGGGCGATGGCTTCGGAGCGGCCAGCACGCTGGTGCACACCAGTGCACTGCACCCCTTCCTTCTGCACCCGGACACGGCGTTCGTGGACAACGGGCTCAACACGGCAGGTCAGCCCCACACCTACCGGGTGGAGCTGTTCGGCTCGGGCGGCACGGTGCGCATCGGCAGCAGCGACCCCGCATCCAGCGTGTTCCTGAGCCTGGCGCCGGATGATGAGCGCATCGACCTGAGCTGGCAGGCCAACGTGCCGTGGACGAACGCGAGCCATGCGGTGGACCGCTTCGACGGCACCCAATGGGTGCAGATCGCCACCACCACCGAACCGCTGTACACGGACACCGGCCTGGTGAACGGGCAGACCTACTGCTACCGCGTGCGCACCATCGGTGCGTACGGCGACCCGTCCGTCATCGCGCCGCTGATCAACTTCAGCCAGGAGGCCTGCGCCGAGCCGCTGGACCTGACGCCGCCCTGCGCCCCCACGCTCACGCTCGACAGCGACTGCGAGGCCCTGCTCAACAACCTGGCCTGGAACAACCCCAACAACAGCTGCGCGGACGACACGTGGTCGTACACCATCTGGTTCACCGACTCGCTCGGCGGCACCCTGGTGCCCATCGCCACCCTCTTCGGCGCCACGGACACCACCTTCACCCACGTGAACGGCAACAGCGTGGCGGGTTGCTATGCGGTGACGGCCACCGACAGCGTGGGCAATGAGAGCCTGTTGAGCGACACCCTGTGCGCGGACAACTGCCCGCTGTACACACTGCCCAACGTGTACACCCCCAACGGCGACCGCACGAACGACTTCTTCGTGCCCTTCCCTTACCGTGGGGTGGAGCGGATCGACCTCCAGGTGTTCAACCGCTGGGGCAATGTGGTCTTCACCACCGAGGATCCGGCCATCGGCTGGGACGGCACCAATCAGAACAGCGGGGAGACCTGTCCCGACGGGGTGTACTTCTACATCTGCACGGTCACCTTCGCGCGGCTCAGCGGGCCCGAGCAGATCCAGTTGAACGGGTACGTGCACATCCTGCGCGGGCAGGGCAGCGGCAACGTGAACTGA
- a CDS encoding riboflavin synthase, protein MFTGIVEEVGRVLAVRPEGGNLHLDIAARMAPELRVDQSVAHNGVCLTVVALAGDRYTVTAVQETLARTTLGTLRPGDGVDLERSMRLGDRIDGHLVQGHVDAVTTCLEVHEEDGSWRFTFALDPAHRRLVVAKGSICLNGVSLTVAALHEDRFAVAVIPYTYHHTVFHTLRPGDRVNVEFDVLGKYVERMLAGRMTV, encoded by the coding sequence ATGTTCACCGGCATCGTGGAGGAGGTGGGGCGTGTGCTGGCCGTGCGGCCCGAGGGCGGCAACCTGCATCTCGACATCGCCGCGCGCATGGCGCCCGAGCTACGAGTGGACCAGAGCGTGGCCCACAATGGCGTCTGCCTCACCGTGGTGGCGCTCGCGGGCGATCGGTACACGGTGACCGCCGTGCAGGAGACCCTGGCGCGCACCACCCTAGGCACTCTGCGGCCCGGCGATGGCGTGGACCTGGAGCGCAGCATGCGCCTCGGCGACCGGATCGACGGCCACTTGGTGCAAGGCCATGTGGACGCGGTGACGACCTGTCTCGAGGTGCACGAGGAGGACGGCAGCTGGCGCTTCACCTTCGCGCTGGACCCTGCACACCGCCGGTTGGTGGTGGCCAAGGGCAGCATCTGCCTCAACGGGGTCAGCCTCACGGTGGCCGCCTTGCACGAGGACCGGTTCGCGGTGGCCGTCATCCCCTACACCTACCACCACACGGTGTTCCACACCCTGCGGCCGGGCGACAGGGTGAACGTGGAGTTCGATGTGCTGGGCAAGTACGTGGAGCGCATGTTGGCCGGGCGGATGACGGTGTGA
- a CDS encoding leucyl aminopeptidase family protein, whose protein sequence is MITFEKATKPTAGADTLALVAGKTRLRELALERIDQHYLGEQLANEDGLAALDIGGRLVLAHNPAKAARAEVLENARRAGALMAERLAAAKRTEAQLLGLHEDVELLLALAEGLALGAYSFRKFKTGKAPVGPERIRLVHPHVDRRAVERLNDLVATVCTVRDLVNEPASSLNAVQLASELRTLSRNAQVKFQVLDKAQIEALGMGGLLAVNKGSVDPPTFSILEHKPKKAVNTKPIVLVGKGVVYDTGGLSLKPTPNSMDYMKCDMAGGACVAGAIAAAALLELPVHVVALVPATDNRPGGNAFAPGDVVRMHSGLTVEVMNSDAEGRMLLADALSYAERYEAETIVTVATLTGAAARAIGTQGIVAMGTADDRTFDRLKAAGDHVHERIAHFPFWKEYDRELDSDIADMKNLGSDSAGMITAGKFLARFTTRPFIHLDIAGPAFLTRRDGYRPKGGTGTGVRLLVDFLQRRAKA, encoded by the coding sequence ATGATCACCTTCGAGAAGGCCACCAAACCCACCGCCGGCGCCGACACGCTGGCGCTGGTGGCCGGCAAGACACGCCTGCGCGAGCTGGCGCTGGAGCGCATCGACCAGCACTACCTCGGTGAGCAGCTCGCCAATGAGGACGGCCTGGCCGCCCTGGACATCGGCGGCCGCCTGGTGCTGGCCCACAACCCGGCCAAGGCCGCGCGCGCTGAAGTGCTGGAGAACGCCCGCCGCGCCGGGGCCCTGATGGCCGAGCGGCTGGCCGCCGCCAAACGGACCGAGGCCCAGCTGCTGGGGCTCCACGAGGATGTGGAGCTTCTGCTGGCCCTGGCCGAAGGGCTGGCCCTGGGCGCCTACAGCTTCCGCAAGTTCAAGACCGGCAAAGCCCCCGTTGGTCCCGAGCGCATCCGCCTGGTGCACCCGCACGTCGACCGCCGGGCCGTGGAGCGCCTCAACGACCTGGTGGCCACCGTGTGCACCGTGCGCGATCTGGTGAACGAACCCGCAAGCTCGCTGAACGCCGTGCAGCTCGCCAGCGAACTGCGCACCCTCAGCCGCAATGCGCAGGTGAAGTTCCAGGTGCTGGACAAGGCCCAGATCGAGGCCCTCGGCATGGGCGGCCTGCTCGCCGTCAACAAGGGCAGCGTGGACCCGCCCACCTTCAGCATCCTGGAGCACAAGCCGAAGAAAGCCGTGAACACCAAGCCCATCGTGCTCGTGGGCAAGGGGGTGGTGTACGACACCGGCGGCCTCAGCCTGAAGCCCACGCCCAACAGCATGGATTACATGAAGTGCGACATGGCGGGCGGAGCGTGCGTGGCCGGCGCCATCGCTGCGGCCGCCCTGCTGGAGCTGCCCGTGCACGTGGTGGCCCTGGTGCCCGCCACCGACAACCGGCCCGGCGGCAACGCCTTCGCCCCCGGCGACGTGGTGCGCATGCACAGCGGCCTCACCGTGGAGGTGATGAACAGCGACGCCGAGGGCCGCATGCTGCTGGCCGATGCGCTGAGCTATGCCGAACGCTACGAGGCCGAGACCATCGTCACGGTGGCCACCCTCACCGGGGCCGCCGCACGCGCCATCGGCACCCAGGGCATCGTGGCCATGGGCACCGCCGACGACCGCACCTTCGACCGTCTGAAGGCGGCCGGGGACCATGTGCACGAGCGCATCGCCCACTTCCCGTTCTGGAAGGAGTACGACCGCGAGCTGGACAGCGACATCGCGGACATGAAGAACCTGGGCAGCGATAGCGCGGGCATGATCACCGCCGGGAAGTTCCTGGCGCGCTTCACCACGCGGCCCTTCATCCACCTGGACATCGCCGGCCCGGCCTTCCTCACCCGTCGCGATGGCTACCGCCCCAAGGGCGGCACCGGCACGGGCGTGCGCCTGCTGGTGGACTTCCTCCAACGCCGCGCCAAGGCATGA